In one Oscillatoria sp. FACHB-1406 genomic region, the following are encoded:
- a CDS encoding BMC domain-containing protein encodes MSIEIRSQRLTQKSQPRTYTSPPDASLALGLVSTKSFPAVVGTADMMLKSAEVTLVGYEKVGSGHCTAIIRGKTADVRLAVEEGARTAEQFGQLVGKMVLARPMPNLEAIFPIGKHLAAIAHIQRGYSRLSNQSLGLLETRGFPAMVGAADAMLKAADVQLAGYEKIGDGLCTAIIRGTVANVAVAVEVGMYEAERIGELSAVMVIPRPLEDLEHTLPIASCWLETPEPLPALVPKEVEKQEQKVVELPELEKIPLSLDASKEAELALEIPVEEEVPELEVRKERRMEFPTSREPGIEEL; translated from the coding sequence ATGTCAATTGAAATTCGCTCGCAACGTTTAACCCAGAAATCGCAACCCAGAACATACACCTCGCCGCCAGACGCTTCTCTGGCCTTGGGATTGGTTTCGACAAAGAGTTTCCCGGCCGTCGTGGGGACGGCGGACATGATGCTAAAGTCGGCAGAAGTAACGCTGGTGGGTTACGAGAAAGTCGGAAGCGGACATTGCACGGCAATTATTCGAGGCAAAACGGCGGACGTTCGACTCGCGGTGGAAGAAGGAGCGCGCACGGCCGAACAATTCGGACAACTGGTGGGTAAAATGGTGCTAGCGCGTCCGATGCCGAACTTAGAAGCAATCTTTCCCATCGGCAAGCACCTAGCCGCGATCGCGCACATCCAGCGAGGGTACAGCCGCCTCAGCAACCAATCCCTCGGTTTGCTGGAAACGCGCGGTTTCCCCGCAATGGTAGGCGCAGCCGATGCAATGCTGAAAGCAGCCGACGTACAATTAGCCGGCTATGAAAAAATCGGCGATGGCTTGTGTACCGCAATTATTCGGGGTACGGTTGCGAATGTTGCCGTTGCCGTCGAAGTGGGGATGTACGAAGCCGAACGTATCGGCGAACTCAGCGCAGTAATGGTCATTCCGCGCCCCTTAGAAGACTTAGAACATACGCTTCCCATCGCCAGTTGTTGGCTGGAAACACCCGAACCGCTCCCCGCCCTCGTTCCCAAAGAAGTCGAGAAACAAGAGCAGAAAGTTGTCGAACTGCCCGAACTAGAAAAGATTCCTTTGAGCTTAGATGCGTCAAAAGAAGCCGAATTAGCCTTAGAAATTCCTGTAGAAGAAGAAGTTCCCGAATTAGAAGTTCGTAAGGAACGAAGAATGGAATTTCCGACCAGCAGAGAGCCGGGTATAGAAGAATTGTAA
- a CDS encoding septal ring lytic transglycosylase RlpA family protein produces the protein MPLFRIAWVTSCLSILLAYSQSLLKLPNYFSAADARSLEISLASASAAPLATSPVTAPAMTGLHERFTETLERNLAFNSNSQNPRVLPLDSSTCTPLTEQQKGAVPVAALPRRTLPEAIPPQNVSQRLGKFMQNLLAFGRKAAEGEAKPAKALAIEVTVNPVSLHPSPTALEWGQSEPRAVPVSTIAAVETQAAPPSEAEQAYQVRVNGRAIAQLNEQRQADLIAERLERAISQTDFDAKTIKPVLSGKIPGAMMGKTLLFAIDDRIASKNESNRDLLAINWTNNLRAALGVPPLTLLEAQQQMYNVVETSKTIEGFASWYGGFFHGRLTANGETYNKHAFTAAHPSLPFDTYLKVTNLKNNDSAIVRINDRGPFIAPRTLDLSWGVSKCIGSEKIGVIPYKAVVMKSSSPAR, from the coding sequence TTTCTCTGCGGCTGATGCTCGTTCCTTAGAAATCTCGCTCGCTTCTGCTTCCGCAGCACCGCTAGCAACATCGCCCGTTACGGCTCCTGCGATGACAGGCCTGCACGAGCGCTTTACCGAAACCTTAGAGCGCAATTTAGCCTTTAATAGCAATTCGCAAAATCCTCGCGTGCTTCCCCTCGATAGCTCGACCTGTACGCCCTTGACAGAACAACAAAAGGGTGCAGTTCCGGTCGCGGCCCTACCTCGTCGAACATTGCCTGAAGCAATTCCCCCTCAAAACGTCTCGCAACGGTTGGGGAAATTCATGCAAAATTTACTCGCTTTCGGGCGAAAGGCTGCCGAAGGAGAAGCCAAGCCAGCAAAGGCCCTCGCCATTGAGGTGACAGTCAACCCCGTTTCCTTGCATCCTAGCCCTACGGCCTTAGAATGGGGACAATCCGAACCTCGCGCCGTCCCCGTGAGTACCATTGCTGCGGTAGAAACGCAAGCAGCGCCGCCTTCCGAGGCAGAACAAGCCTATCAAGTTCGGGTAAATGGTAGAGCCATTGCCCAATTAAACGAACAGCGCCAAGCCGATTTAATCGCCGAGCGCTTGGAACGAGCAATCTCGCAGACTGATTTTGATGCAAAGACGATTAAACCCGTGCTGTCGGGTAAAATTCCGGGAGCGATGATGGGGAAAACCCTGTTATTCGCGATCGACGATCGCATCGCCTCCAAAAACGAGAGCAATCGCGATTTGCTGGCGATTAATTGGACGAATAACTTGCGTGCAGCTTTAGGGGTTCCGCCGCTAACCTTGTTGGAGGCGCAACAGCAGATGTATAACGTCGTCGAAACCTCAAAAACGATCGAAGGGTTTGCCTCATGGTACGGCGGATTTTTCCACGGTCGGCTGACAGCGAACGGCGAAACCTATAACAAACACGCTTTTACCGCCGCCCATCCTTCTCTACCGTTCGATACTTACTTGAAAGTGACGAACCTAAAGAACAACGATAGCGCGATCGTGCGCATCAACGATCGCGGCCCCTTTATTGCGCCCAGAACCCTGGATTTATCCTGGGGCGTTTCTAAATGTATCGGCAGCGAAAAAATCGGAGTCATTCCCTATAAAGCCGTTGTAATGAAATCCAGTTCGCCCGCTCGATAG